The sequence AGAGGTCCGCGGTGAGACGACCGAGTTGATGGAATACATGCGCGAACGCGCGAACGTGATCCTCGAGAACGCCGCCGACATGCACGACTGCGACGTCGACGTCGAGACGGTCGGCCAGGCGCCGAGTGCCGAGAGCGACGACGAACTGATCGACCTGGTGTCCGCCGTCGCTCACGAACACTCGGCCGTCACGGACCTGGTCGAGCGCGCACCGCTCGGTGGGAGCGAGGACGCGACGTACCTCATGCGTGCGGTCCAAGAACGTGGCGGACTGGCGACGTACGTCGTCGTCGGGACCGACCATCCGGGCGGTCACCACACCGACACCTTCGACGTAGACGAGGAGACCATCCCCATCGCCGTGGAGGTCCTGACCGACGCCGTCCTCGCCGTCGGTGACCGGTGAGACATCCCTCTCCGATCGACGTTAGTACTTCGGGTCGGCTCCGGTGACGGCGTAGACGTCGTCCATGATGGTATCGCGACGGTCCTGCCACGCCGAAAGCCCCGCCGGCGAGTCCGGATAGTCACCGTAGTGATCGATGAGCGTGTCGGCGTGGCGTTTGGTCCGGTAGAGCTGGAGGACGGTGTCCCAATAGCCGAGCGCGCCGAAGACAGTTTTGAGTTTGAGCGCGATGTCGAATTCGGCCGTGCCAGAGTAGAGCGCTTCGGAGAGTTTGTCCGTCGGCAGTGAGGCGAGCAGCCCCATCATCGTGTCCACGTCGAGGGCGGTCGTGAAGATGTTGTAGACGTCGAGGCCGGCGTAGCGGGCGCCGAAGTGGTCCATGACGCGCTCGTTGTACGCCCAGAGCGTCGCTTCGCTCACGTCACCGGTCTCGATGGCGCTGATCGCTCGTTCCCCCGCGTACTCGCCGGCGTAGGCGGCCCCGGCGATACCTCCACCGGTCGTGGGATTGACGTGTCCGGCGGCGTCGCCGACGGCCATGAATCCCGGAGCGACCGCCGAATCGTAGGGCCGTCTCGTCGGCAGGGCGGCCCCGAGTTTGTCGCGGACCTCGGCCCCGGCGAACTCGGGGCGATTGCGAAGGTCCCGTTTGAGGTCGTCGACGAGGTGCATCGGTGACTCCGTCATCTGGAAGCCGAGGCCGGCGTTGATCGTCGTCTCCGTCCGCGGGAAGTACCAGACGTAGCCCGCGGCGCGATCGGTCGGCTTGAACACGAGTGCGTCGGACCACTCGACCGGCTCGGGTACCTCGACGACCTCCCGATAGGCCGAGGTGAACTGACTGTACCTGACGTTCGTATCGAAGGTGGTGTCGGAGAAATCGGTGGCATCCTGGAGAATCGAGAGGGTGCCTGCGGCGTCGATGACGATATCACCCTCGTAGCGCACGAACTCGCCTTCGTGAACCCCCTCGACACCGACGACGCGGCCGTCCTCCTGGACGACGTCCTTGACGACGGTGTCGTAGTGGAACTCGACGCCTGCCTCCTCGGCGGCCTGAATGATCCTTCGGCCGTACTCCCATCGATCGACCACGGCGAGTTCACCCGGGACGGGAATCTCCAGGACGACGTCCTCCTGAGGAATCTCGAATCGCCCGTGATCGACGTCGGTGTTCGTCATCGCCGGTTCGATCTTCGACTTGGGGATGGCCGAGGGGAACGCGTCGGCGCTCTTGATGGCATCGCCACAGGCGATGTGTCCGGCCTCCGTCGCGTTCTTCCGTTCGAGGATGACGACGTCGTAGCCAGCGTCGGCGATGGTCGCGGCCGCGTAGTTGCCTGCGGTCCCCGCCCCCACGACGACCACGTCGTACTCCTGTGTGGACATACCACCTCCAGTACGTCCACGGTCAAAAATCCTTGTTGCAGCGGCGAACGACGTGAAACCGTCCCAACTCGTGACGCGGTCGCGGACTGTCATCGCCAGATTTGCCACAATCTATATAATATATCCGAAACATGTTGGATGTATGGTGGAACATTCCTACGACCAGATCCTGGTTCCGACGGACGGTAGCGATGCCGCCCTCCGGGCGGCCGAACACGCAGTCGATCTCGCGACCCAGTACGGGGGGACCGTCCACGCGCTCTACGTGATGGACATGGGCGATGCGGCGTTCGTCGCAACGCCGTCGGACATCAGCGAGACCCGTGGCCGCCTCGAGAAGAAAGGCCAGGAGTACACCGACGACGTCAAGGTCCTGGCCGTCGATGCCGGTGTAGACTACGTCACCGAGATCCGGTCGGGGATTCCCGAGGACGAGATCCGGGAGTACATCGACGACGAGAGCATCGACTTGCTGGTCGTCGGGAAGCGTGGCCGTTCGGACCCCGACAAGCCACTGTTCGGTAGTTTGACCCAGCGGCTCATCGGGAGTCTCGACGTCCCGGTCCACACCGTCTGAACCGGTCTGGTGGCGTGGATCCTCGCCGACGCCGTGGAACAAGAGTTTTAGTATCGGTCGTTCTATCCGGGTGCATGACAGAGCACACGGTCGAGTTCGTGGGGACCGGCGAGACGATCGAGGTCTCCGAGACCGAGACGATACTCACCGCTGCGATCCGGGAGGGCGTCGCTCAGGAGTACTCCTGTCGGGTTGGCATGTGTCTGGCCTGCAGTGCGGAGATAGTCGACGGCGACGTCACACAGCCAGCCGCTCGAGGGCTCACCGACGAAGAAGCCGAGGACTACGCGTTGACCTGTATGGCCCGTCCAGAGAGCGATCTCGAGCTCGAACGGGGAAAGTATCCCCCGAGTATCGAAACGGACGCGACCGCCGGGAACACGGCGGCAGCGGACGATTGAGGCGGGTTCGCTTAGGCTTGCAGAACAGCGTGATTCGACGGTCGGACCGAATGCAGATCAGTAGATGAGCGCGTCGTCGTTCTCGACCATGTAGAGCGTCCGGGCGGCGATGTTCACCGCGTGATCCCCGACGCGTTCCAGGTCGCGGACCGTGAGCAGAAGCCGTGAGACGTCGGCCATCAACCGTTCGATCTCCTCCTCGCTGGTGTCACCTGCTATCTCGTGTTCGATGAGGTCCCGGACGACCGACTCGGAGGCCACCCGGCACTGCTCGTCGAGGTCGTCGTCCCGCTCGGCGAGATCGAAGCACTGTTCGGGGTCCTCTTCGTCGTAGGCGATCATCGCGTCCTCGACCATCTCGAGGACCACGGTGCCGATGGACTGGATGTCGACCTCAGGGAACATGTCCCGTTCCGCGTCGAGGGTGTAGTCGGCCAGGTTCACGGCGAGGTCGCCGATGCGTTCGAGGTCGGTGATGATCTTGAACGTCGCGGCGATGAAACGAAGGTCGCTGGCGACCGGCTGCTGGAGTGCCAGCAGGTTGACGCAGTCGCCCTCCAGTTCGAGATAGAGTTCGTTGATCTCGTCGTCCCCTTCGATGACCGTCCTCGCCTGTTCGCGGTCCTTTTGCTCCATGGCGTTGAGGGCCATCCTGAGGCGGTCGATGACGACCTCGCTCATGTAGAGGACGTCGTTGTGCAGTTCGTCCAGCTGGTCCTGATAGCTCTTCCGTGCCATTGTTATCCGAATTTCCCGGTGATGTAATCTTCGACGCGTTGGCTCTCGGGGTTCTCGAAAATCTTGTCGGTGTCGTCGAACTCGACGAGTTCCCCGCCCGTGAGGAAGACCGCCGTCTTGTCACTGATGCGTGCGGCCTGTTGCATGTTGTGCGTGACGATGACGACCGTGTAATCCTCGGCGAGTTCCTCGATGAGGTCTTCGATCTGACTCGTGGCGACCGGATCGAGTGCCGAGGCCGGTTCGTCCATCAGGATGACCTCGGGATCGACCGCGATGGCGCGAGCAATGCACAGCCGCTGTTGTTGACCGCCGGAGAGGTCGAGACCACTTTGGTCGAGTTGGTCCTCGACTTCCTCCCAGAGGGCCGCCCGTCGGAGGGCAGTCTCGACGATGTCGTCGTAATCGCCCTCTTTGCCCTGGATCTCGAGTCCGTACGCGACGTTCTCGTAGATGCTTTTCGGGAACGGGTTCGGCTTCTGGAAGACCATCCCGACCTGTCGTCGCAGCGCGACCGGGTCGACGTCGTCCTCGTAGACGTTCTTTCCGTGGAGGAACAACTCGCCCTCGACCCGTGCGGCGTCGATCAGGTCGTTCATCCGGTTGATGCTCCGAAGGAACGTCGACTTCCCACACCCCGACGGGCCGATGATAGCTGTGACCTTCTGTTCGGGGATCTCGAGATCGACGCTCTGCAGGGCCTGTTCATCCCCGTAGTAGACGTCGAGATTCCTGGACTCGATGACCGTCCGATCCGGTCGTTCGGTGCGTCCAGCTTCGCTCGAGACCGTCGGGGACTGTACCGAGGTATTCGACGTGGGGTCCGGGGACCCGTCCTGTTCGCTCATTGTTCGTTGTCCTTGGATTCAGTGTTCGCTTTCATATCGGTTCCGCATGACGATGGCGATGGCGTTCATCGTCAACATCAGCGCGAGCAGGACCACGGCCGTGGCTGCGACGACCCCGGTCCGGAACTCCGGTTTGGCATTCGATGCGGAGGCGAAGATCTGCAGTGGTAGTGCGGTCGCCCCATCCAGTAGCCCCGTCGGCGCCGAGTAGGTCGTCGTCGCGACGGCGATGATGACGAGGGGTGCCGTCTCACCGATGGCGCGTCCCAGCGCGAGGATGGTCCCGGTGAGGATGCCCGGAATCGCCTCCGGGATGACGACCTCTCGGAGCGTCTGCCACCGACTCGCCCCCATCCCGTACGACGCCTGCCGCAGGGATCCAGGGACCGAGCGGATGGCCTCCTGTGCGGAGACCACGACGATCGGGAGGATCAACAGCCCGAGGGTTGCCGCCGCGGAGACGACGAGTCCTGGGCCGAACCCGAGTGCGTTCCGGAACAGGGCCAGACCGAGCAGGCCGTAGACCACCGACGGGACACCGGCGAGGTTCGAGATGTTGACTTCGAGGATGGTGGTGAGCCAGCCGCCGAGACCGGACGACGGCGCGTACTCCTCTAAGTAGATGGCGGCACCGGTCCCGACGGGAAACGCCATGAGGCCCATGAATCCGACGATGATGATCGACCCGACGATCTGTGGGTAGACGCCGGCGTTCGAGGCAGTCAGCCCGTCCCACGAGTTCAACAGGAGCGTGGGCGTGAGATATCCCTCCAGGCCCTGGATGGCGAATTCGCGTTCGAGAGACGCGCCGGCCAGGATACCGCCGAGGACGACGAACGGACCGGCGATACCGATCCGTCCCTCTCGACGAACCGTCAGTTGGTCCAGGACGACGTACGCGACGGGGACACCGGTCAGGGAGTACAGCACGATCCAGAACGACGGAGGCGTATTGGTGAAGATACCGCCGATGGCGATGAACAGTGCACCACTCAGTACCACTGTTCCACCGAGCAGCCCCCGGCG is a genomic window of Halanaeroarchaeum sp. HSR-CO containing:
- a CDS encoding geranylgeranyl reductase family protein: MSTQEYDVVVVGAGTAGNYAAATIADAGYDVVILERKNATEAGHIACGDAIKSADAFPSAIPKSKIEPAMTNTDVDHGRFEIPQEDVVLEIPVPGELAVVDRWEYGRRIIQAAEEAGVEFHYDTVVKDVVQEDGRVVGVEGVHEGEFVRYEGDIVIDAAGTLSILQDATDFSDTTFDTNVRYSQFTSAYREVVEVPEPVEWSDALVFKPTDRAAGYVWYFPRTETTINAGLGFQMTESPMHLVDDLKRDLRNRPEFAGAEVRDKLGAALPTRRPYDSAVAPGFMAVGDAAGHVNPTTGGGIAGAAYAGEYAGERAISAIETGDVSEATLWAYNERVMDHFGARYAGLDVYNIFTTALDVDTMMGLLASLPTDKLSEALYSGTAEFDIALKLKTVFGALGYWDTVLQLYRTKRHADTLIDHYGDYPDSPAGLSAWQDRRDTIMDDVYAVTGADPKY
- a CDS encoding universal stress protein; the encoded protein is MVEHSYDQILVPTDGSDAALRAAEHAVDLATQYGGTVHALYVMDMGDAAFVATPSDISETRGRLEKKGQEYTDDVKVLAVDAGVDYVTEIRSGIPEDEIREYIDDESIDLLVVGKRGRSDPDKPLFGSLTQRLIGSLDVPVHTV
- a CDS encoding 2Fe-2S iron-sulfur cluster-binding protein, which gives rise to MTEHTVEFVGTGETIEVSETETILTAAIREGVAQEYSCRVGMCLACSAEIVDGDVTQPAARGLTDEEAEDYALTCMARPESDLELERGKYPPSIETDATAGNTAAADD
- the phoU gene encoding phosphate signaling complex protein PhoU produces the protein MARKSYQDQLDELHNDVLYMSEVVIDRLRMALNAMEQKDREQARTVIEGDDEINELYLELEGDCVNLLALQQPVASDLRFIAATFKIITDLERIGDLAVNLADYTLDAERDMFPEVDIQSIGTVVLEMVEDAMIAYDEEDPEQCFDLAERDDDLDEQCRVASESVVRDLIEHEIAGDTSEEEIERLMADVSRLLLTVRDLERVGDHAVNIAARTLYMVENDDALIY
- the pstB gene encoding phosphate ABC transporter ATP-binding protein PstB, yielding MSEQDGSPDPTSNTSVQSPTVSSEAGRTERPDRTVIESRNLDVYYGDEQALQSVDLEIPEQKVTAIIGPSGCGKSTFLRSINRMNDLIDAARVEGELFLHGKNVYEDDVDPVALRRQVGMVFQKPNPFPKSIYENVAYGLEIQGKEGDYDDIVETALRRAALWEEVEDQLDQSGLDLSGGQQQRLCIARAIAVDPEVILMDEPASALDPVATSQIEDLIEELAEDYTVVIVTHNMQQAARISDKTAVFLTGGELVEFDDTDKIFENPESQRVEDYITGKFG
- the pstA gene encoding phosphate ABC transporter permease PstA produces the protein MAAPAEETADFTGDAALRLAKLKGRLFEVGLVAATLIGILSLLILFVQISIDAIGPFAASPQWYLIYLGTLLAPTAAYTLYIREQPAARDANGRAFAAAVGGLVLALTAFVVIDALSPYDVLIYALFAAVPPIAVWTAGRRVERSTYIGPAIPVSIVVGLVVAAVTYGVIRPMVGILATWIAYVIVISVPVSAILGVLVARRFSRRRGLLGGTVVLSGALFIAIGGIFTNTPPSFWIVLYSLTGVPVAYVVLDQLTVRREGRIGIAGPFVVLGGILAGASLEREFAIQGLEGYLTPTLLLNSWDGLTASNAGVYPQIVGSIIIVGFMGLMAFPVGTGAAIYLEEYAPSSGLGGWLTTILEVNISNLAGVPSVVYGLLGLALFRNALGFGPGLVVSAAATLGLLILPIVVVSAQEAIRSVPGSLRQASYGMGASRWQTLREVVIPEAIPGILTGTILALGRAIGETAPLVIIAVATTTYSAPTGLLDGATALPLQIFASASNAKPEFRTGVVAATAVVLLALMLTMNAIAIVMRNRYESEH